One window of the Actinomyces procaprae genome contains the following:
- the topA gene encoding type I DNA topoisomerase, translating into MSKKLVIVESPNKVRSIAGYLGKDFDVEASVGHIRDLAQPSELPAAEKKGPYGRFAVDVTDGFKPYYVVNPDKKKTVTQLRKALKDADELYLATDDDREGEAIAWHLLEVLKPKVPVRRMTFTEITKEAVTRALDNTRDLDTHRVDAQETRRILDRLVGYEVSPVLWRKVRAGLSAGRVQSVATRLVVERERERMAFKAAGYWGVEARLSTDLAAGSSLRSPAGDDSSFTARLTALDGRRVATGRDFTDAGVLRPAAVKAGTVHLHEGAARAVADAIIRAVPRVAEVEDKPYRRRPAAPFTTSTLQQEASRKLRMNPRETMRVAQALYENGFITYMRTDSTVLSGQAVAAARGQVAELYGPEYVAPKPRVYATKTKGAQEAHEAIRPAGDHFRTPAQVSGRLTGPQFRLYELIWRRTVASQMADATGSTATVRVDVPLRPADGGSRDAGITFNTASLSAAGTVITFRGFLAAYEEGRDADRYESEAAPAVTAAAAGGAGDGVGRSGAAGAVKSGKDRDVRLPAMIVGQELSALAAEAAGHETTPPPRYTEASLVKALEEREIGRPSTYASIMSTISDRGYVEHRGQALVPTWLAFAVTRLLEENFSELVDYDFTASMEADLDRIAAGEEDRVDWLTQFYYGPQGRAGVSDAAPSETGTAGESQGLKALVDGLGEIDARAVNSIDIGEGITLRVGRYGPYLEDAEGKRANVPGDLAPDELTVAKARELFTRAADDGRELGADPSTGHTIVAKDGRYGPYVTEILPEPETAPEAEEGVGTTASKPGGRATARKSRKGPKPRTASLLKSMDLATVTLEQALDLLSLPRVVGQDGEGVDITAQNGRYGPYLKKGTDSRSLESEEQLFTVTLEQALELFAQPKRRRGQAAARGPLRELGTDPATGRPVVIKDGRFGPYFTDGETNVTLRRDDDPATVAPERAYELLAEKRAKGPAKKRTTRKTTTKKTTAKKAATGKSAR; encoded by the coding sequence GTGTCCAAGAAGCTCGTCATCGTCGAGTCCCCCAACAAGGTCCGCTCCATCGCCGGGTACTTGGGTAAGGACTTCGACGTCGAGGCCTCGGTCGGTCATATCCGCGACCTGGCCCAGCCCTCCGAGTTGCCGGCCGCCGAGAAGAAGGGGCCCTACGGCAGGTTCGCCGTCGACGTGACCGACGGGTTCAAGCCCTACTACGTCGTCAACCCGGACAAGAAGAAGACGGTCACGCAGCTGCGCAAGGCGCTCAAGGACGCCGACGAGCTCTACCTGGCCACCGATGACGACCGTGAGGGCGAGGCCATCGCCTGGCACCTGCTGGAGGTCCTCAAGCCGAAGGTGCCTGTGCGCCGCATGACCTTCACCGAGATCACCAAGGAAGCGGTCACCCGCGCCCTGGACAACACCCGCGACCTGGACACGCACCGGGTGGACGCGCAGGAGACCCGCCGCATCCTGGACCGGCTGGTCGGCTATGAGGTCAGCCCCGTGCTGTGGCGCAAGGTCCGCGCCGGCCTGTCCGCCGGGCGCGTGCAGTCCGTGGCCACTCGGCTGGTGGTGGAGCGCGAGCGCGAGCGCATGGCCTTCAAGGCCGCCGGCTACTGGGGCGTGGAGGCGCGCCTTTCCACCGACCTCGCCGCCGGCAGCTCTCTGCGCTCGCCCGCCGGGGACGACTCCTCCTTCACCGCCCGCCTGACCGCCCTGGACGGGCGCCGCGTGGCCACCGGCCGCGACTTCACCGACGCCGGAGTGCTGCGCCCCGCCGCCGTGAAGGCGGGCACCGTCCACCTGCACGAGGGCGCCGCCCGCGCCGTCGCCGATGCCATCATCCGGGCGGTGCCCCGCGTGGCGGAGGTTGAGGACAAGCCGTACCGGCGGCGCCCGGCCGCGCCCTTCACCACCTCCACCCTGCAGCAGGAGGCCAGCCGCAAGCTGCGCATGAACCCGCGCGAGACCATGCGGGTGGCGCAGGCCCTGTACGAGAACGGCTTCATCACCTACATGCGTACCGACTCCACGGTGCTGTCGGGGCAGGCGGTCGCCGCCGCCCGCGGTCAGGTGGCCGAGCTATACGGGCCCGAGTATGTGGCGCCCAAGCCGCGCGTGTACGCCACCAAGACCAAGGGGGCGCAGGAGGCGCACGAGGCGATCCGCCCCGCCGGTGACCACTTCCGCACCCCCGCGCAGGTATCCGGGCGCCTGACCGGCCCCCAGTTCCGCCTGTACGAGCTCATCTGGCGGCGCACGGTCGCCTCCCAGATGGCTGACGCCACCGGCTCCACTGCGACCGTGCGCGTGGACGTGCCGCTGCGGCCGGCCGACGGCGGCTCCCGGGACGCCGGTATCACCTTCAACACCGCATCCCTGAGCGCCGCCGGCACCGTCATTACCTTCCGTGGCTTCCTGGCGGCCTACGAGGAGGGCCGCGACGCCGACCGCTACGAGTCCGAGGCCGCGCCCGCCGTGACGGCCGCGGCCGCCGGTGGTGCCGGCGACGGCGTCGGGCGCAGCGGGGCGGCGGGAGCCGTGAAGTCCGGTAAGGACCGGGACGTACGGCTGCCCGCCATGATCGTCGGGCAGGAGCTGAGCGCGCTCGCCGCGGAGGCGGCCGGGCATGAGACCACGCCGCCGCCCCGCTACACGGAGGCCTCCCTGGTCAAGGCCCTGGAGGAGAGGGAGATCGGCCGCCCCTCCACCTACGCCTCCATCATGTCCACGATCTCCGACCGCGGCTACGTGGAGCACCGGGGCCAGGCGCTGGTGCCCACCTGGCTGGCCTTCGCCGTCACCCGGCTGCTGGAGGAGAACTTCAGTGAGCTGGTGGATTACGACTTCACCGCCTCCATGGAGGCGGACCTGGACCGCATCGCCGCGGGCGAGGAGGACCGGGTCGACTGGCTGACCCAGTTCTACTACGGGCCGCAGGGGCGGGCCGGCGTGAGCGACGCCGCGCCGTCGGAGACGGGCACCGCGGGCGAGAGCCAGGGCCTGAAGGCACTGGTGGACGGCCTGGGGGAGATCGACGCCCGCGCCGTCAACTCCATCGACATCGGGGAGGGCATCACCCTGCGCGTGGGCCGCTACGGCCCCTACCTGGAGGACGCCGAGGGCAAGCGCGCCAATGTCCCCGGCGACCTGGCCCCGGACGAGCTGACCGTGGCCAAGGCCCGTGAGCTGTTCACCCGTGCCGCCGACGACGGTCGCGAGCTGGGCGCGGACCCCTCCACCGGCCACACCATCGTGGCCAAGGACGGCCGTTACGGGCCCTATGTCACCGAGATCCTGCCCGAGCCGGAAACCGCCCCCGAAGCGGAGGAGGGCGTCGGAACGACGGCGTCGAAGCCGGGTGGGAGGGCTACGGCGCGCAAGTCGCGGAAGGGGCCCAAGCCGCGTACGGCGTCGCTGCTCAAATCGATGGACCTGGCCACCGTCACGCTGGAGCAGGCCCTGGACCTGCTGAGCCTGCCGCGCGTGGTGGGCCAGGACGGCGAGGGCGTGGACATCACCGCGCAGAACGGCCGCTACGGCCCGTACCTGAAGAAGGGCACGGACTCCCGCTCCCTGGAGAGTGAGGAGCAGTTGTTCACGGTGACCCTGGAGCAGGCGCTGGAGCTGTTCGCGCAGCCCAAGCGCCGTCGCGGCCAGGCGGCTGCGCGGGGTCCCCTGCGGGAGCTCGGCACCGACCCGGCCACGGGGCGTCCGGTGGTGATCAAGGACGGCCGCTTCGGCCCTTACTTCACCGACGGGGAGACGAATGTGACGCTGCGCCGCGACGACGACCCGGCCACCGTCGCCCCCGAGCGCGCCTACGAGCTGCTCGCGGAGAAGCGCGCCAAGGGCCCCGCCAAGAAGCGCACCACTCGCAAGACCACGACCAAGAAGACGACGGCGAAGAAGGCGGCCACCGGCAAGTCAGCCCGCTGA
- a CDS encoding DMT family transporter: protein MHTEPSASTSGYIMNKKLGAIAMILSATGMGLVGTFSRGATAGLISEDKAVIGSFLAFGRMGTGFVGFMLLLLLTKKLGLFRSTRLSPAVVMGGISIGLSLGLYISSTLLTSIANAVFLIYTGPLFCTLLARIFRKEMISPLNGLFLLLVFVGMLLTMGIIDFRDGAIAFGLDLSASSAEYPQKALGDLMGLLSGVFYGLSLFFNGYRKDVDSIVRGVWNFLWAAVATAIMSVILRPWHGVASFTSSNWTWATGLFLVCGLFALGFLVVAGRNLPAVEMSTISYWECPVAVVCGLLLFHETLGTRGDYRRRADRGRRLRTHCH, encoded by the coding sequence ATGCACACCGAGCCGTCAGCCTCGACGAGCGGCTACATCATGAACAAGAAGCTCGGCGCAATCGCCATGATCCTGTCCGCCACCGGCATGGGCCTGGTGGGGACCTTCTCCCGCGGCGCCACCGCCGGGCTCATCTCCGAGGACAAGGCCGTCATCGGCTCCTTCCTAGCATTCGGTCGCATGGGGACCGGCTTCGTCGGCTTCATGCTCCTGCTACTGCTCACCAAGAAGCTGGGGCTGTTCAGGTCCACCCGCCTGAGTCCGGCGGTGGTCATGGGAGGTATCAGTATCGGACTTTCGCTCGGGTTGTACATCTCTTCCACCCTGCTGACCTCGATCGCCAATGCCGTCTTCCTGATCTACACCGGACCGCTGTTCTGCACGCTGCTGGCACGCATCTTCCGCAAGGAGATGATCAGTCCGCTCAACGGACTGTTCCTGTTGCTGGTATTCGTCGGCATGCTCCTGACCATGGGCATCATCGACTTCCGCGACGGCGCCATCGCCTTCGGACTGGACCTGTCCGCGTCCTCCGCGGAGTATCCCCAGAAGGCCCTGGGCGATCTCATGGGGCTACTCTCCGGTGTGTTCTACGGGCTCTCTCTGTTCTTCAACGGCTACCGCAAGGACGTGGACTCCATTGTGCGCGGGGTATGGAACTTCCTGTGGGCGGCCGTCGCCACCGCCATAATGTCCGTGATCCTTCGCCCATGGCACGGAGTGGCCTCATTTACGTCGTCAAACTGGACCTGGGCCACGGGCCTGTTCCTGGTCTGCGGCCTGTTCGCCCTGGGATTCCTGGTCGTCGCCGGCCGCAATTTACCCGCGGTGGAGATGTCTACCATCTCCTACTGGGAGTGCCCAGTGGCCGTGGTCTGCGGACTGTTGCTGTTCCACGAGACGCTTGGCACCCGCGGGGATTATCGGCGGCGTGCTGATCGTGGGCGGCGGCTTCGCACCCATTGTCATTGA
- a CDS encoding serine/threonine protein kinase: protein MTKIVNSWNDFDPLKHVIVGRAEHSVIPPEEPATSEKVPIDSEMRGMWGPRPLETVEKAAAQLDFLAKTLEEHGVKVDRPTPLQWNQHIQTPDFRNDSMMTCMPPRDILLTIGNEIMASANSFRCRYFEYLAYWPLMKQYFDEDPEFKWTQAPRPRLTDKSYKHNYYDEQISLEERLERTANKDFVTTEVEPMWDAADVLRLGKDLFIQHGLTTNRTAMEWFKRYYPDLRVHAVNFPGDPYPIHIDATFVPLRPGLIINNPQRRLPEEQRKIFEANDWQIVDAAQPAHDTPPPLCYSSVWLSMNCLVLDHKTVICEASEVHQMEQMDKLGMNVIPVPFRDAYPFGGALHCATADVYREGGCEDYFPNQVDDPTRV from the coding sequence ATGACGAAGATCGTCAACTCATGGAACGACTTCGACCCGCTCAAGCACGTCATCGTCGGCCGTGCCGAGCACTCCGTCATCCCGCCGGAGGAGCCCGCCACCTCCGAGAAGGTGCCGATCGACTCCGAGATGCGCGGCATGTGGGGGCCCCGCCCCCTGGAGACCGTGGAGAAGGCGGCCGCCCAACTCGACTTTCTCGCCAAGACCCTTGAGGAGCACGGCGTCAAGGTCGACCGCCCCACCCCGCTGCAGTGGAACCAGCACATTCAGACGCCGGACTTCCGCAACGACTCGATGATGACGTGCATGCCGCCGCGCGACATCCTGCTCACCATCGGCAACGAGATCATGGCCTCCGCCAACTCCTTCCGCTGCCGCTACTTCGAGTATCTGGCCTACTGGCCGCTCATGAAGCAGTACTTCGACGAGGACCCGGAGTTCAAGTGGACCCAGGCCCCTCGCCCCCGCCTGACCGACAAGTCCTACAAGCACAACTACTACGACGAGCAGATCTCCTTGGAGGAGCGGCTCGAACGTACCGCGAACAAGGACTTCGTCACCACCGAGGTGGAGCCCATGTGGGACGCCGCCGACGTGCTCCGGCTGGGCAAGGACTTGTTCATCCAACACGGCCTGACCACCAACCGCACGGCCATGGAGTGGTTCAAGCGCTACTACCCGGACCTGCGGGTGCACGCGGTCAACTTCCCGGGCGACCCCTACCCGATCCACATTGATGCGACCTTCGTGCCGCTGCGGCCCGGTCTGATCATCAACAACCCGCAGCGTCGCCTGCCCGAGGAGCAGCGCAAGATCTTCGAGGCCAACGACTGGCAGATCGTCGACGCCGCCCAGCCGGCTCACGACACGCCCCCGCCGCTGTGCTACTCCTCGGTGTGGCTGTCCATGAACTGCCTGGTGCTCGACCACAAGACGGTCATCTGCGAGGCCTCCGAGGTCCACCAGATGGAGCAGATGGACAAGCTCGGAATGAACGTCATCCCCGTGCCGTTCCGCGACGCCTACCCCTTCGGCGGCGCCCTGCACTGCGCCACCGCGGACGTCTACCGCGAGGGCGGCTGCGAGGACTACTTCCCGAACCAGGTCGATGACCCGACACGAGTCTGA
- a CDS encoding TetR/AcrR family transcriptional regulator, protein MSTGIPRSATTSKGEARRRTIIDAAAAIIREGGPSAVTHRGVAERAGCSLSATTYYFSGLDDLLYEAGRVNIALWAERAERVARKVEALDHSPSLEEVVQLLLAATLPDAGPYLGHYMQLISANSSAPVGRAYGEGRNRLNAAVDRVVNGLGLYLTAETVIATVDGAAVTALSEHRDVRSTALALLRRLVQLSELSSTTLTDTTPEEFRTRITSEAPIPTRSLDAETGAPEPSAP, encoded by the coding sequence GTGAGCACTGGCATCCCTAGAAGTGCGACCACGTCCAAGGGCGAGGCGCGACGCCGCACGATCATCGACGCAGCCGCAGCCATCATCCGCGAGGGGGGCCCAAGCGCTGTGACTCATCGTGGCGTCGCCGAGCGAGCCGGTTGCTCACTGTCCGCCACCACCTACTACTTCTCCGGCCTGGATGACCTGCTCTACGAGGCTGGACGGGTGAACATCGCCCTGTGGGCCGAGCGCGCCGAACGTGTCGCCAGAAAGGTCGAGGCGCTGGATCACTCTCCCTCGCTGGAGGAGGTCGTCCAGCTTCTCCTCGCAGCCACCCTGCCCGATGCCGGCCCCTACCTGGGCCACTACATGCAGCTGATCTCCGCCAACAGCTCTGCACCCGTCGGCCGCGCCTACGGGGAGGGACGTAATAGGCTGAATGCCGCCGTCGACCGCGTGGTCAATGGGCTCGGTCTGTACCTCACAGCGGAGACCGTCATCGCCACGGTCGACGGCGCCGCGGTGACGGCGCTGAGCGAGCATCGCGATGTCCGCAGCACGGCGCTGGCCCTGCTGCGACGCCTGGTGCAGCTGTCAGAGCTGAGCTCCACAACACTCACCGACACCACTCCCGAAGAGTTCCGCACGCGCATAACCAGCGAGGCACCCATCCCCACACGTTCCCTCGACGCCGAGACGGGCGCACCCGAACCGTCCGCCCCTTGA
- a CDS encoding MFS transporter yields the protein MRKRRGAVRRAACASFIGNFIEWFDYASYGYLAIVIGEVFFPASDPSTRLLSAFAVFAVSFILRPVGAIVWGAWGDRKGRKWALAWSILLMSGSTVVVGCLPGYDHIGIWAAVALLTARMVQGFSASGEYAGAATFLAEYAPPSRRGVYVSLVPASTAAGLLVGSLAVSALFAALDHDSMVTWGWRVPFLVAGPLGLVGRYIRTHLEDSPAYTQLRSRLEQAKVAASGQLAGTPSSGIEPLRRLLRHHRGAVLAGFGISCLNAVAFYLLLNYMPSFVTSQLGFPESQATLSTSVTLAVYIALIMVMGHVSDLLGRKRIMIIASVAFIIGTVPVFHVMTHASLLVLIGCELLFALMLTLNDGTLASFLAELFPTDVRYSGFALSFNMANTLLGGTSPFIATWLIKVAGTPIAPAYLLTAVAALALASLLASRVRLRADLKTDPTDDDAACAT from the coding sequence ATGAGGAAGCGGCGGGGCGCGGTACGGCGCGCCGCCTGCGCCTCCTTCATCGGCAACTTCATCGAGTGGTTCGATTATGCGTCCTACGGTTATCTCGCCATCGTCATCGGTGAGGTCTTCTTCCCCGCTTCGGATCCGAGCACGCGCCTGTTGTCCGCCTTCGCCGTCTTCGCCGTCTCATTCATTCTGCGCCCCGTGGGCGCGATCGTTTGGGGCGCCTGGGGCGACCGCAAAGGCCGTAAGTGGGCACTGGCCTGGTCCATTCTGCTCATGTCCGGCTCGACGGTGGTCGTAGGTTGCCTACCCGGCTACGACCACATCGGTATCTGGGCGGCGGTCGCCCTGCTGACAGCGCGCATGGTTCAGGGCTTCTCCGCCTCCGGCGAGTACGCCGGCGCCGCCACCTTCCTGGCGGAGTACGCACCGCCGTCGCGGCGAGGCGTCTACGTGTCTCTGGTGCCCGCATCCACCGCTGCCGGCCTGCTCGTCGGCTCGCTGGCGGTCTCGGCGCTCTTCGCCGCGCTGGACCACGACTCCATGGTGACCTGGGGCTGGCGGGTCCCCTTCCTCGTGGCCGGGCCACTGGGACTGGTCGGTCGTTACATTCGCACCCACCTGGAGGACTCCCCCGCCTATACGCAGCTGCGCAGTAGGCTGGAGCAGGCGAAGGTCGCTGCGTCCGGGCAGCTGGCGGGCACGCCGTCGTCGGGCATCGAACCCCTGCGCAGACTGCTGCGCCACCACCGCGGAGCCGTGTTGGCGGGTTTCGGCATCTCCTGCCTGAACGCTGTGGCCTTCTACCTACTGTTGAACTACATGCCCAGTTTTGTCACCTCTCAACTCGGTTTCCCGGAGTCCCAGGCAACCCTGTCGACATCGGTGACTCTGGCGGTCTACATCGCACTGATCATGGTCATGGGGCATGTGTCCGACCTGCTGGGACGAAAACGCATCATGATCATCGCCTCCGTGGCCTTCATCATCGGCACCGTTCCCGTATTCCACGTCATGACACATGCCTCGCTGCTAGTGCTCATAGGCTGTGAGTTGCTCTTCGCACTCATGCTCACCTTGAACGACGGCACGCTGGCCTCTTTCCTCGCCGAGCTGTTCCCCACCGACGTTCGCTACTCGGGCTTCGCCCTGTCCTTCAACATGGCCAACACCCTGCTCGGGGGTACGTCACCCTTCATCGCCACCTGGTTGATCAAGGTCGCCGGCACACCCATCGCTCCGGCATACCTGCTCACCGCAGTCGCCGCTCTCGCGCTGGCGTCGCTACTCGCTTCTCGTGTACGCCTGCGTGCCGATCTAAAGACCGATCCCACTGACGATGACGCCGCCTGCGCCACATAA
- a CDS encoding CPBP family intramembrane glutamic endopeptidase, with translation MPTTRTARLALICAIIYIAGMGISNLLIYRVLNVSYNDAGFVKTILPFVSLLALWALGSFLAMRKQLPAPEGPRRYPLFLIIFIPVVGMTLYYWATHGELTPAFATPLVATALIGFAEEMMFRRVLYVGLLQEPRGTQIRGALLGSAVVFSLLHSVNILAGLPFPNMLLQLVTTFIAGLFYALMYDYTKSIGLMITSHFLWDYLIFSGAVTKIPVFGGAITVLNVAELVIVVVLLMKKRKQEKLSSAQTA, from the coding sequence ATGCCGACAACCAGGACAGCAAGACTAGCGCTCATATGCGCCATCATCTACATCGCGGGGATGGGGATCTCGAACCTCTTGATCTACCGCGTCCTCAACGTGTCCTACAACGATGCCGGCTTCGTGAAGACGATACTGCCATTCGTCTCCCTGCTGGCACTATGGGCGCTGGGCAGCTTCCTTGCCATGCGGAAGCAGCTGCCCGCCCCTGAGGGACCGCGACGGTACCCCCTGTTCCTGATCATATTCATTCCGGTCGTCGGCATGACCCTCTACTACTGGGCAACTCATGGAGAACTCACCCCCGCATTTGCAACCCCGCTGGTCGCCACCGCGCTCATCGGCTTCGCTGAGGAGATGATGTTCCGCCGGGTTCTTTACGTCGGCCTGCTCCAGGAGCCCCGAGGAACGCAGATCCGAGGCGCCCTACTCGGTTCCGCTGTGGTGTTCAGCCTGCTTCACTCGGTGAACATACTCGCCGGACTGCCCTTCCCGAACATGCTGCTGCAGCTAGTGACCACCTTCATCGCAGGGCTGTTCTACGCCCTGATGTATGACTACACCAAGAGCATCGGCCTCATGATCACCTCGCACTTCCTGTGGGATTACCTCATCTTCAGTGGAGCGGTTACGAAGATACCCGTGTTCGGCGGGGCGATCACGGTACTGAACGTTGCCGAACTCGTCATCGTAGTTGTGCTCCTCATGAAGAAGCGGAAGCAGGAGAAGCTCTCGTCCGCTCAGACAGCGTGA